From Halobacteriovorax sp. GB3, a single genomic window includes:
- the gap gene encoding type I glyceraldehyde-3-phosphate dehydrogenase translates to MSKIRVGINGMGRIGRTVLREIINRNVEEIEVVAVNSPGLPEQYVHLLKYDSVHGKFDGEITIKDGHILNINDRKITFHKYRDPLEIPWGNDKVDIVIDATGIFKDKKGLGKHLRDSVKKVIMCAPGNDLDGTFVMGINHEEYSNEKHHIVSNASCTTNCLAPVAKVLNDVFGIESGYMTTVHSYTGDQRILDSSHKDMRRARAAAVSMIPTTTGAAKAVGLVIPELQGKLDGFAVRVPTPNVSLVDLNVIVKKQVTIEEVNAALKEASETSLEGVLAYVDEPLVSCDFMGMRESSALDADLTNVMNGNNVKVVAWYDNEAGFSNRVIDLAIHIAKAL, encoded by the coding sequence ATGTCGAAAATTAGAGTTGGAATCAATGGTATGGGAAGAATCGGTAGAACGGTTCTAAGAGAAATCATCAACAGAAATGTTGAAGAAATTGAAGTTGTTGCGGTTAATAGCCCAGGACTTCCTGAGCAATATGTTCACCTGCTAAAATATGATTCTGTTCACGGAAAATTTGATGGTGAAATCACAATCAAAGATGGTCATATACTAAACATCAATGACAGAAAAATTACTTTCCACAAATATCGTGACCCACTAGAAATTCCTTGGGGAAATGACAAAGTTGATATCGTTATCGATGCAACAGGAATTTTTAAAGACAAAAAGGGTCTCGGAAAACACCTAAGAGATTCAGTTAAAAAAGTTATCATGTGTGCTCCAGGAAATGACCTTGACGGTACATTCGTTATGGGAATCAACCACGAAGAGTACAGCAATGAAAAACACCACATCGTTTCAAATGCATCATGTACAACAAACTGTCTTGCTCCAGTAGCAAAAGTTTTAAATGACGTTTTTGGAATTGAGTCTGGTTATATGACAACAGTTCACTCTTATACTGGTGATCAAAGAATCCTTGATTCTTCTCACAAAGATATGAGAAGAGCGAGAGCAGCTGCTGTTTCTATGATCCCTACGACAACTGGTGCAGCAAAGGCCGTTGGTCTTGTTATTCCAGAACTCCAAGGAAAACTTGATGGTTTCGCAGTAAGAGTTCCAACACCAAACGTTTCACTTGTTGACCTTAACGTTATCGTAAAGAAGCAAGTAACAATTGAAGAAGTTAATGCTGCTCTTAAAGAAGCATCAGAAACTTCACTTGAAGGTGTTCTTGCTTATGTTGATGAGCCACTTGTATCTTGTGACTTCATGGGAATGAGAGAGTCATCGGCTCTTGATGCTGACCTTACAAATGTTATGAACGGAAACAACGTTAAAGTTGTTGCATGGTATGACAATGAAGCAGGTTTCTCTAACAGAGTTATTGACCTAGCTATTCATATTGCAAAGGCTCTCTAA
- a CDS encoding HD-GYP domain-containing protein: MNEQTKTDKHSFFSVSFDLILLNDDLPYDLFINSSALENRERFVKVHSSGNPVSNDDLTKFKGKFHQLYVLEEQRDLYLRSLAKLHNVPDTKKTEVIKDSAIGYLNKLFDPSKAFTTEILNEVVEGCRDSVEGMVDVIQDYGVGEVRNLIADLSFHDFYTYDHSINVSMYCISLLKALKPKVTREEMVLAGLGGLLHDLGKVQISTTILNSADGLTDEEFAIIKRHPGFGKDMIEKGDVNVDGIDFNVIRRVVFEHHENYNGTGYPNRLEGEQIHILARICAIADFFDAITTKRSYHEALSMEDALAVMERSSGRKIDPNLFEAFKTKVTNVVYKGKSNHELPDSFDPCMPHKVLPLEKVQAKKMNHDLFKKDKNEFGEVKVDKKDAA; the protein is encoded by the coding sequence ATGAATGAACAGACTAAGACAGATAAACACAGCTTTTTTTCAGTATCATTTGATTTAATTCTATTAAATGACGATCTTCCTTACGATCTCTTTATTAATTCATCTGCTCTTGAAAATAGAGAAAGATTTGTCAAAGTACACTCATCTGGTAACCCTGTCTCAAATGATGATCTTACAAAGTTTAAAGGTAAATTTCATCAACTCTATGTCCTTGAGGAACAAAGAGACTTATATCTTAGAAGTCTAGCAAAACTACATAATGTACCTGATACCAAGAAGACTGAAGTCATTAAAGATTCGGCGATTGGCTATTTGAATAAATTATTTGATCCTTCTAAGGCCTTTACAACTGAAATTTTAAATGAAGTTGTTGAAGGTTGCAGAGACTCTGTTGAAGGGATGGTTGATGTTATTCAAGATTATGGTGTTGGAGAGGTTCGAAACCTCATTGCCGATCTTAGTTTTCACGACTTCTATACTTACGATCATTCAATCAACGTTTCGATGTATTGTATTTCTCTTTTAAAGGCACTTAAACCTAAAGTGACGAGAGAAGAAATGGTTTTAGCAGGTCTTGGTGGACTTTTACATGACCTTGGAAAGGTTCAAATCTCGACGACAATTCTTAACAGTGCAGATGGACTTACAGACGAAGAGTTTGCCATCATCAAAAGACACCCTGGATTTGGTAAAGACATGATTGAAAAGGGTGATGTAAATGTTGATGGAATAGACTTTAATGTTATTAGAAGAGTGGTGTTTGAGCATCACGAAAATTATAATGGTACAGGTTATCCAAATCGTTTAGAGGGTGAGCAGATTCATATTCTTGCTCGTATTTGTGCCATCGCAGATTTCTTTGATGCCATAACAACGAAGCGCTCTTACCATGAGGCGCTCTCTATGGAAGATGCTCTTGCTGTAATGGAAAGATCGAGTGGTAGAAAAATAGATCCAAATCTCTTTGAAGCTTTTAAAACGAAAGTGACAAATGTTGTCTATAAAGGAAAGTCTAATCATGAGCTTCCTGATAGTTTTGATCCATGCATGCCTCATAAAGTCTTGCCGCTTGAAAAAGTTCAGGCAAAGAAAATGAATCACGATTTATTTAAGAAAGATAAGAATGAATTTGGGGAAGTGAAAGTAGACAAGAAAGATGCTGCTTAA
- a CDS encoding succinylglutamate desuccinylase/aspartoacylase family protein: MTKILNIKTREELKFSSLKRGEIHKLHIHISNSALGTPWKVPIIVARGEKPGPTLGITAAVHGNELNGLSTIFKLFEEVNLKKLSGQIVAVPVSNIPGYLNKTRYFSDGQDLNRVMPGKEKGKPAEIYSHFFTSKIVKHFDYHLDLHTASFGKVNSLYIRADLDNEKTRQMAMLQNPHIIVQKYDEEGTLRSWANSQGIPSITVEIGNPNTFQHNLIDDTLEGIFNTMRSLKMYPGKVRDLTDDAVICDRSFWIFSYTGGVVDVLPNLTDMIKKGDLLAKVYNVFGELKEEIRSTHDGVVIGKNVSPCCEAGDRIVHIGIVGEP, encoded by the coding sequence ATGACAAAGATTTTAAACATAAAAACACGAGAAGAGCTAAAGTTTTCATCCCTAAAAAGAGGGGAGATACATAAGCTTCATATTCACATTTCTAATTCTGCACTGGGGACACCTTGGAAGGTTCCAATCATTGTGGCCAGAGGGGAGAAGCCTGGACCAACGCTCGGGATTACTGCAGCGGTTCACGGAAATGAGCTCAATGGTCTTTCAACCATTTTCAAGCTTTTTGAAGAAGTTAATCTAAAGAAATTAAGCGGTCAGATTGTTGCCGTTCCCGTTTCAAATATTCCTGGATACTTGAATAAGACGCGATATTTCTCTGATGGGCAAGACCTAAATAGGGTTATGCCTGGTAAAGAGAAGGGGAAACCGGCCGAGATTTACTCTCACTTTTTCACGTCTAAAATTGTAAAGCATTTTGATTACCATCTTGATCTACACACTGCTAGTTTTGGAAAGGTGAATAGTCTCTATATTCGTGCAGATCTAGACAATGAAAAAACACGCCAAATGGCAATGCTTCAAAATCCTCATATCATTGTCCAAAAATATGATGAAGAAGGTACCTTGAGGTCTTGGGCGAACTCGCAAGGCATTCCAAGTATTACAGTTGAGATTGGAAATCCAAATACATTTCAGCACAATTTAATTGATGACACTTTAGAGGGGATCTTCAACACAATGAGATCTTTAAAGATGTATCCTGGAAAAGTTCGTGACTTAACTGATGATGCAGTTATTTGTGATCGTTCATTTTGGATTTTTTCATATACAGGTGGTGTTGTAGATGTGCTTCCTAACTTAACCGATATGATTAAGAAGGGAGATCTTCTGGCCAAGGTTTATAATGTCTTTGGTGAGTTAAAAGAAGAGATTAGATCGACTCATGACGGTGTTGTTATTGGGAAAAATGTAAGTCCTTGCTGTGAGGCGGGCGATCGAATTGTTCACATTGGAATTGTTGGGGAACCTTGA
- the tpiA gene encoding triose-phosphate isomerase: protein MSRIKYVYGNWKMNQGLKEIETFFEELSENQKDWKCVFGIAPQFLHLSKVLNSTQNMNVKVGAQNCSHKESGAFTGDISPVSLKELGCDFVIIGHSERRAFFKESHEVINEKTKLALSLGLEVVFCIGETLEQREAGKVEDVLKEQITKGLEGLTAKDLENVVIAYEPVWAIGTGVTATPEQAEETHAMIRSFLDSDTAFNASTTSILYGGSVKPSNVEGLLSNENIDGALVGGASLKAQDFNALCEEASKLS from the coding sequence ATGAGTAGAATTAAGTATGTATATGGAAACTGGAAAATGAATCAAGGTCTCAAAGAAATTGAAACTTTCTTTGAAGAACTAAGTGAAAATCAAAAAGACTGGAAATGTGTTTTTGGAATTGCGCCTCAATTTCTTCACCTTTCAAAAGTACTTAACTCTACTCAAAATATGAATGTTAAAGTTGGTGCTCAAAATTGTTCTCATAAAGAGTCTGGGGCCTTTACTGGAGATATTTCTCCTGTATCACTCAAAGAACTAGGTTGTGATTTCGTTATTATTGGACACTCAGAAAGAAGAGCTTTCTTTAAAGAGTCCCATGAAGTGATCAATGAAAAAACAAAACTTGCTCTTAGTCTTGGACTTGAAGTTGTCTTCTGTATTGGAGAAACACTTGAACAAAGAGAAGCGGGTAAAGTTGAAGATGTTTTAAAAGAGCAAATTACAAAAGGTCTTGAAGGACTTACAGCAAAAGACTTAGAAAATGTTGTCATCGCTTATGAACCGGTATGGGCAATTGGTACAGGAGTAACAGCAACTCCAGAGCAAGCAGAAGAAACTCATGCTATGATTCGCTCATTTCTTGACAGTGATACAGCATTTAACGCTTCGACAACATCGATTCTCTATGGAGGATCAGTTAAGCCATCAAATGTCGAAGGCCTTCTTTCAAATGAAAATATTGATGGAGCTCTCGTCGGAGGGGCAAGCCTCAAGGCGCAAGACTTCAACGCTTTATGCGAAGAAGCCTCTAAGCTATCTTAA
- the secG gene encoding preprotein translocase subunit SecG codes for MVTSLMIFHAFISVILIVTVLMQFGKGAEAGLLSGGASDAVFSGSQKGNIMTKITTVLVIIFIGNCILLTKLQTGKEQKSLLDDEAPVARPLNSDAMNTNNAAPEAKATETKEAAPAETKTETK; via the coding sequence ATGGTTACTTCGTTGATGATTTTTCACGCGTTTATTTCAGTTATTTTAATTGTTACTGTTCTTATGCAATTTGGTAAAGGTGCAGAGGCAGGTCTTCTTTCTGGTGGTGCAAGTGATGCTGTTTTCAGTGGTTCACAGAAAGGAAATATCATGACTAAGATCACAACTGTTCTTGTCATTATTTTCATTGGAAATTGTATCCTACTAACGAAACTACAAACTGGTAAAGAGCAAAAGTCTCTTCTTGATGATGAAGCTCCAGTTGCGAGACCACTTAACTCAGATGCGATGAATACAAACAACGCAGCTCCTGAAGCGAAAGCAACAGAGACAAAAGAAGCGGCTCCAGCAGAAACAAAAACAGAGACAAAATAA
- a CDS encoding phosphoglycerate kinase, translated as MALKFVDELDLQDKNVVARFDFNVPLDKSDKSKITDTTRIDNALETIQYILESGAKKLVLISHLGRPKGKPNEEMTLEPVATYLAQKLGEDVVLTESCTDAGIKTLLSLNETKIILLQNVRFHKEETENDHEFAKALAAYGDVYVNDAFGTAHRKHASTYQINAFFKNRAAGGFLLKKEIEALSKVVNSPAQPFVAIVGGAKVSDKIKIIDSLLTSVQSLLIGGAMAYPFLKAKGYDVGTSLCSDEDVILAKKILNSSNGRKLILPIDHLCAESLDGEAVEVEKENIPENLMGLDIGPKTIQLYKETLHGAKTILWNGPMGLFENESFSKGTFAIAEILAESKAFTVIGGGDSVSAVKKSGLSEKMSHVSTGGGASLEYIEQGTLPGIQALKFGIDL; from the coding sequence ATGGCCCTCAAATTTGTAGATGAACTTGATTTACAAGATAAGAATGTAGTGGCGCGTTTTGACTTCAACGTGCCACTCGATAAATCTGATAAATCAAAGATCACTGATACAACGAGAATTGATAACGCTCTTGAGACAATTCAATACATTCTTGAAAGTGGAGCAAAGAAACTTGTCCTCATAAGTCACCTTGGTCGCCCGAAAGGAAAACCAAATGAAGAAATGACACTTGAGCCAGTTGCGACTTACCTAGCTCAAAAGCTCGGTGAAGATGTTGTCCTGACTGAGTCTTGTACAGATGCGGGAATTAAAACTCTTTTGAGTCTTAACGAGACAAAGATTATTCTTTTACAAAACGTTCGCTTTCACAAAGAAGAAACTGAGAACGATCATGAATTCGCTAAGGCACTTGCTGCTTACGGTGATGTTTATGTAAACGATGCTTTTGGAACTGCCCATAGAAAGCATGCTTCAACTTATCAAATCAATGCATTTTTTAAGAATAGAGCTGCCGGTGGATTTCTTTTAAAGAAAGAAATCGAAGCTCTTTCAAAAGTCGTTAACTCTCCAGCACAACCATTTGTGGCCATTGTTGGAGGAGCGAAAGTTTCTGATAAAATCAAAATCATCGACAGCCTTTTAACAAGTGTTCAATCTCTTTTAATTGGTGGAGCGATGGCCTATCCATTCTTAAAAGCGAAAGGCTATGATGTTGGAACTTCACTTTGTTCTGATGAAGATGTCATTCTTGCAAAGAAAATTCTCAATAGCTCAAACGGAAGAAAATTAATTCTTCCAATTGATCACCTTTGTGCAGAATCACTTGATGGTGAAGCTGTTGAAGTTGAAAAGGAAAATATTCCTGAAAATCTTATGGGACTTGATATTGGACCTAAGACAATTCAACTTTATAAAGAAACTCTCCACGGAGCAAAAACAATTCTTTGGAATGGACCAATGGGACTATTTGAGAACGAGAGTTTCTCAAAGGGAACATTCGCTATTGCTGAGATTTTAGCTGAATCCAAGGCCTTCACTGTTATTGGTGGTGGAGATTCAGTAAGTGCTGTTAAAAAGTCGGGACTATCAGAGAAGATGTCTCACGTTTCAACTGGTGGTGGAGCTTCTCTCGAGTACATCGAGCAAGGAACTCTCCCTGGGATTCAGGCCCTGAAATTTGGAATTGATCTCTAA